The genomic window CACTTCATCAACAAAAACCGCTCCCTTGGCTTTTAAGTCCTCAACCACATATTTATTATGAACGATTTCATGACGAACATACACCGGAGCGCCATATTTTTGTAAGGCTTTTTCAACGATATCTATCGCCCTCTCCACTCCAGCACAAAAACCTCTAGGTCTGGCCAAAACAACTTTTATTTCACGCTCATTCACTATAGCAACTTCTTATATTTTTATATATTCAAAGCTTATGATAAGCCAAAACTCAGGTTTTTTCCAGAGCTATTACAAAATATATAATTTCTGTAATTTAACTAACAGTCTTCCATTTATAAAAAAATAACTTCACCAAACTGTTATTAAAAAATACTATAGTATTAGGGGAGAATTCACATATAACTCTTCATTACTTTTTAAATATATACATAAATATTATGATTAATGATAAAGACTTCTTCACCGCATATGATAATGTGTTAGCTCAAATGGAAAAATGGGTAAACGGCAGTAAAATCTTTCTATTTAATGTTCATTTATCTCTGATGTATGCGCCTTACAACCATTTACTTTATAACAATATTAAATCCTTTAAAGATATTATAACCGGGCTGGAAAAGATTTTAATAAGTTTTAAAGGAGTTCATGAACCTTTAGTAAAGTGTAAATTTAGTGAGAATATATATTTGTATGATTGCTATAAGCAGCAAATTGACGCACTCAATCTACTCATTTCAGAGCATAAAATATTATTAAATAAGCATGAGGTTATAAAAAACAACTTAGAAAATTATAAATCAGCTGAAGCTGAAGGAATTGTTCTTAACATAGGTAACGCCCATGATGATCAGCAAAATGAGTTCTTATCAGTCATTTTTGTATCAGGCTTTGAGCCTTTAGATTAATTAACAATATGCAGCTCATTAATTTTAATTTTGTTTCTTTGTAAAAATCTATTTTCTAATGAAGGGCAATTAGTTACTAATTTTATATGGCTTAAGTTAGCAAGGGTAGTAATTATAGCATAATTCAGTTTTTTGCCTATGTATGTGCTATTATTATAAGGTATTTTAAGCCCTGCCTTAGCCGAAGGACTTTTAGGTACCGCATATCCTAATTCCGTTACTTTGAAAGCTTCATTTTTATAGCTTATATTGTATTTACAATCCCTATCCACACAGTCACAAGGTAAATCTTTTAACACTGCTTTACTAAAATGAGCTTCCCTACGGGGAGCCTTTGCCTGCTTATCCGGAACTCCGAAGGGCTTTACTTTTACAATGCTGCCGTCCTTGTGTATATAAATATCGATGGGTACAATATTCTTGTGATCGGCATCAGCAGTAGTTGTGCCGTCTTTGAGCCAAAATATTTTATCGTTTTTAAGAATATGCAATGGCTTTCTTTGATGCTCAAATCCTTGCTTCAATAATAATTCATGTAGCTCAGTGGCATTTAAACCTGATAATCTTAACTTCTTGGCTGCATGCCCGCGTTTATTAACTTTATATTCTTCAATTGCTTTCATAAGCTCAGGATCTTGCTTAATAAAGTTTGCATCCCAAATATTATCTGCGGTTCCGATATCTTTAGCAATTGAGTTATAGGTATTAATTACTATATTATATATAAGCGAGTCTTTTTCAATTTGAGAAAGATCTTCATTTATACAAAATGCTTGAGTATCATCTAATGCATAGCATCTTAAAGCTAAAGAAGCATAAAGTATAAAAATAATAGCTTTGCTTATTAGCTTTCTGCTTTTTAAGGGCATAATGTTGTCTACAGAGTAATTAATTTACTTTAAAATAATATTAATATAACTTAATGGTCAACTTTAATTTTAAGCTATATTAATTAATTTCATTTAAAACTATTTTTAATAAATTAATTTTATAAGTTTTTTAGTAAAAATGTATGCAGGCTAATTTATTTCAAAAGCTCATAATTAATTTTTATATCATAACGCTTTTTAGCGTCAGCAATATACTCCTTAATGAAAATATCTTGTTGTGTCTGCGCAAATAATGCTTGAGTTTCAAATTTATGTTTATCTAATAATTGTTTGTTAGGTTTGTTTATCTTAATAAGCTTTGCTATCAGATATTTATTATCAAGCCTATAAGCAGCGGTAGTTTGCTTTAATTGCGTCTGGTAAATATGATCAACCAGTTCGTTAGGTAATGATTCGGTATTATCCCTATTTATTTTTAGCTTTTTCAAAGTAACAAGTTTTTGTATATCGTTTGGTATAGGTTTATTATTCTTTAAAAGTTCGGCTAAATTTTTCGAGCTGTCTTCAAGTAATATATCCTTTTGTTCGTTAGCCCAAAACTTCATTAGCTTATCTTTTACTTCTTCCTTAGCTTTAAATCGTTTATGATTTATTTTCTCTGTCTTAAGTACAAAGAATATACCGTCATCATAAGGAGTAACCATTGAAGTAGTATTTAAATCAGTAGAAAAAGCAGTAGTTCTAAATGCCGGGGAATCTTCCAAGTTTTTAGAAAATTTAGTATTAGGTTGCTCGGCTAATTTTGTGTGAAATAATTTATAATTACGCTCCTTAGCAATCTCTTCAATCGTTTTGTTATTAACTATTTCAATATCTATACGTTGAGCAAGTGTCGAAAGTCTTTCGAATAACTTTTCTTCTATAAGCTGAGTTTTAAGGGTAGGTTTTGCTTCTTCAAAAGTTAACTCTTTTTGAGGAATAATTTTATTTATTTCGAATAAATGGATTCCCATCGGTGATTGAATAGGCATGGAAATCTTACCTTCTGAGGTAGTGAAAATTGCATCTCCTATTTCTTTATCAAATCCTTCTCTGGTTAATGTTCCGATTGAAGTTTCCTGGTTAATAGCTTTTAAAGTTTTACCGACGGCAGCCAATTTTTCACCGCTTTCAATCCGTTTCTTAGCTTCTAAAGCTGCATCCATATCTTTAAAAATCAATTGTGATATGGTGCGTTTTTCAGGTTGAGTAAATAAAAATATTTTTGATTTATATTGAGCTTCCAACTCTTGATCAGACAACTCCACTTTTTGTTCGATATCTTTGATGTTGAAAGTAAAATAACTAACTTCTCTGGCTTCAGGAGTAGAAAACTCATTTTGATTCTTATCGAATATTTCTTGCAATTCCTCCTCTGAAGGCTGCTTAGATAAGGTGATTTTATTACCGTCAATCTCATAAAGCTCTATTTCTCTTTCAGAATTAGCTATTAAGTTAACTTGTTCAATGAATTGCGGAGAAGGTAAGTTAAAAGACATAAAAGGTTGTACGAGATTATTAACTGCAACATCTTCTTTTAATGTGTTAATGAATTTATCTTCAGTAATACCCATACTACGTAAAGTATTATCGAAAATTTCTTTATTAAATTTACCGGTTCCATCTTGGAAACTCGGGTGAGAAGCAATATCGTACTTTACCATCTCATCACTAACTAGAATCCCTAATCTTTTTGCTTCTTGGGAAAGCACTGATTTATTAATAAGCTGTTCTAATAAATTTTTAAAAAACTCGGAATCCTTTAAATCTTCTTCAGTAAGTTGCTGTCCGTAGGTTTGGCTTAAATGCTGTATTTGCTTGGAAACTGTGTCTTTCCACATGGATTGGGTGAATTCCTGATTACCTACTTTAAACACATAGGGTTCATTACTTCCTCCTCCTAACATATCTCCGACACCCCATAAAATAAATGTAAGAGCAAGCAGAATCATTAGTGCCTTAATTGCCGCACTTTGTAAACTATTTCTTAAAAAACTAAGCATACTATATATAAAAAAATTAACAGCGCATATCTGTTAATACACGCTGTTATAACTTCGATCAAGTAATTTTGTTTACTTAGAAAATTTTACTTCAACTTTTGGAAGCGCCTTATCTAATTCAGTTAAAATGCTTGCTGTAATATCTAAGTTCTCATTGCTGTATACAGTACTCAACTTAAATAGAACTAAACTGTAATTATCTTGTTTTGCTTTACGCTGAATAATTTCATTGATGGTTTTCTCAACCTGAGACATTGCATCGGCATAAGCTTTTTCTATCTTCATTCTTTCTTCATAGCCTTTCTTTTGAAAGTTTTCAGCTTCTCTGCTAAATTTTTCGCTTTCCTGGTCGAAAGCTTCTTTAGAAAGTTTTCTTTTATTACTTTCAAGTTCATTGAATTTTTTCTTTAATTCTTTTTCCTTGTTAGTTGCTTCCTTTTTAAAGCTCTCGGATTTCTTATTTACCTGCTCCTTAATACTTTTAAAAGCCTTTGATTCTTCAACCATCTTTTGAGAATCAACTACGGCAATTCTGTTACCTTCAAAGTTATCTGATTTAGCAGAAGCTAAATTCGGCAAAAAGCTTAAAGTAGTGATCAGCGGAAGGGTGATAATAAATTGTTTGATATTCAGTCTCATATATTTCTCCAAAAAATTAATTAAAAACGCGTACCGAAAGAGATCCTAAATGACTTTTTCTCATCATAAGATTTCTTTCTAAACGGTATACCATAATCTATTCTAATATTTCCTAATGCGGAATTCCACTTAATTCCGACACCGGCAGAAGCTCTTAAGGAATGATCATTATAAAACCCTTCTTTATCTTTCTGTTTTTGACCAGGATCAAAAAGCGCTCCGAAATCAGTAAATGCTACCCCTCTAACCCCAAGCTCTGAACTTAAACCTACCGGGAAAGTGAGCTCTAAAGAACCCGTATAAAAAGTTTTACCCCCCAGTGCCTCTTTCTTTTCTTTAGTTCTCGGACCTATACCTGCACTGTCGAAACCGCGTATGTCATCACTGCCTAAAAAAGTCCTGTCATTAATTCTCACCGGCTTACCTTTAAGTCCGGTAATGTTTCCGGCCTTAGCTACAAAGCTAAGGATTACATCCCTTTTATAAACCGGATAATAAGCAGCACCGACCAGCTTGTGGTCAATATAATAAGTTTGTCCACCCAAACCGGCTAAGTCCTGGTTGAATTTTAACAAATATCCTTTGGTTGGGTCTATCCTATCATCTAATTTATCATAAGTTAAACTATGGCCTATAGAAGAAACAGTATTTTTGCCTTCTTGCTCTTTAATATAAATAGAAGCATCAGAGGGAATATTACTGATTCTTTCTCTTTTAGCGGAATATCTGACTCCGTGATATAAATGTTCGGTAAGTTCATAACCGGCACGGAGCACAAAACCTACGCTTTTACTATCATAGGAACTTTCATGCGCTCTATTTTTACTATTTGAAAAAAGATCAAAGCCGACTGAAAGAGGGTAATCTAAAAACTGTGGCTCAGTAAAGCTGAAACTTACATCAGCTGCTTTTTTAGCTCTGGTCAACTCAATCCCGACCTCTTGCCCCTTTCCTAAAAAGTTGGATTCGGTCAAAGCGATCGAGCCTAAAGGGCCGCTGGAAGTGTTATACCCTGCTGCAAAGTTTAATGACCCGGTTGAAGTTTCCTGTACCTCAACGTCGATATCCACTTTATCAGGTTCATCAGTTTTGGAATTCTTAAATTCAACGGAATTAAAAAACCCTAAATTTTTAATTCTTTGCTTAGATCTAAATACTTTTGTAGTGTTATAAGGATCGCCTTCCGCAAGCTTGAACTCTCTTCTGATTACATGATCCAATGTTCTGGTATTATTTTTAATATTTATCCGATTAACATATATTTTATACGTTTCATTAATTGTGAATGTTATATCTAAGGCTTTGTTTTCGGGATCTTTTTCTATAGAATCTTCAACGTCTACAAATGCATAACCCAGGTCACCAAGGTGGTCGGTAATTTTTTCAATACTGTTTTCAACCTGATTAATGCTATATAAATCCCCTGACTTAAATTCGAGTAAGCTATAGAGTTTATCTATATCAATATTCGGAATTTTGCTTTCTATTTTTATATTCCTTACATTGTAAGCAGGGCCTTCATGTACTACAAAACTTAATACAAATGAGTCTTTGTTAGGTGTAAGCTCTGCGGTTGCCGAGCGCACTTCAAAATCTGCAAAGCCTTCCGCCAGATAAAATCTTTTTAAAAACTCCTGGTCAATATTTAATTTATCACCATCATACACATCACTTGATGAGAAGAATTGATACCACCTTGATTCTTTTGAAAGAATGACACTGCTAAGTTTTTGATCAGTAAAGACATGGTTGCCGACAAAGTTAATTTTTTTTATCTTGGCAACGCTGCCTTCATTAATTTCATAAATTATATTTGCTCTATTTTGATCAAGCTTAATTAATTTCGGCTCAACACTTGCCGTATATCTACCGCGTTTTTGGTAAAGGCTTAAAATCTTTTTAACGTCTTGTTGTAGTTTGGTGTTGGAGAAAGAACTTCTTTCCACCATACTTAATTCTTTTAAAAGGTCTTTATCTTTAAGTCTTTTATTGCCTTCAAATGCCACTTTATTTATTAAAGGATTTTCTTCAACTTCCACAACCAAAATCGATTGTTGCTGATAGATTTTAATATTAGAAAAGAACCCGGTAGAGAATAAATTTTTAATAGAGCTATCAACTTTTTTCTGATTATATTGATCCCCTACTCTATTTTCTAAATAAGCTTCAACAGTTTCAGGCGATATCCTTTGATTGCCGGTAACTTTAATTTGTTTGATGCTTTCGGCTAGACTAAGGGAAGGAAATAAAGCAAAAGCAAAAAAGTTAGCTAACTGTAAAAATCTTTTCATATAAAAAAAACTAAATTGGAATTCTTAACTGGATTATATAAATATTTGCTAGATTGCAATCTTTTTTTCAATAAATAACTTTGCTATTTGCCAAGCAGAAACTTTATATCATTAAAAATCGCAAAAATCATAAGAGAGGCAAGCACAACGATTCCAATTTTAAACCCGTGAGCCTGAAGCGTTGCAGATAAAGGCTTACCTTTTAAACCTTCAATTGCATAATATAATAAATGCCCGCCGTCCAGTAAGGGCACGGGAAATAAATTTATCAGCCCTAAGTTGATTGAAATTAATGCAATGAACCATAGCACACCGCCTAAGCCGGCTTCAGCAGATTCTTTCGAATAAGAAGCTATCTTTACAGGGCCGCCTATTTCTTCACTTCCCCTTTGCCCGCTTAGAATCTGCCAAATACCCTTAAGCATAGAAGCTGATATGCTATAAGTTTGCTTTAATGATTCGTAAGCCGACTCAAACAAATTCAAACTCACATGTTCAATATCTCTGGAAGCGATCCCCAGCATCGCCATTTTAATTTTATTTCCTTTTTTATCAGCAATCTCTTTAATCTCAGGAGTAACCTTAATATTAAAAGTCCGAGAATCTCTCATAACCTCTAAATTTATAGAGCTACCGGTATTAAGGATAATATTCTCCTTAAGCTCATTAAAACTTTTAATATTCTTTCCGTCTACGGATGTAACTATATCTCCTATTTCAATACCTGCTTTTTCAGCAGCACTCCCGGTAACGACACTACCGATTTCAGGTGACATAACCGCCTTACCAAAACTAAAAAACATTCCGGTAAAAATAATAATTGCAGTCAGATAATTTGCTAAAGGACCCGCACCTACGATCATTGCTTTTTGCCATAACGGCTTAAAATAAAAAGATTTGCTTTTTTCTTCTTCCGATAACCCGTTAATCTTCTCGAAATCCGGAGCACTTGCTGGGTTAGCGTCACCGAACATTTTAACATATCCGCCCATAGGAATCAGTGAGACTTTCCATCTGGTACCATACCGATCATTCCAACCGAATAATTCTTTACCGAATCCTATGGAAAAAGTTTCCACACCTACCCCGAACTTTCTTGCAAAAAAGAAATGCCCCCCTTCATGTAGAAAAACTACAACGGAAATAGTAACTATAAACCAAAACATGGTAAGAATAATTTCAATTAAATGTTCCATTATTTTATTCCTAATATTATAACAGCTTTAGTAGATGTGAATTTTTCTATATATTATGCCATGTCTGAAAAAGTAGCAATAGTTTGGTTTAGAAATGATCTTAGGATTTTAGATAACCCTGCTCTCTTCCATGCCTATAACAATTATGATAAAGTTATTTTACTATATATATATGATGACCAACTTGGGGGAAGTTGGAAAATGGGCGGAGCTTCAAAGTGGTGGTTATATTATGCTTTATTTCACTTAAATAAAACTTTGGAACATAAAAGCTGCCGTCTGATTTTAAGAAAAGGCGATAGCTTAGAGCAGTTAAAACAAATTCTTTCCTCTACTAAAGCTCAGGAAATATTCTTTAACGGCATGTATGAACCGTATAATATTAAGCTTGAACAAGAGATAGAAATACTTTGTGATTCATTAGAAGTAACGGCAACCAGATTTCAAGGGAACTTACTACTTGAGCCGTGGGAAGCAAAAACTACTACAGGCAAAAATTTCAGTGTTTTCACTCCTTACTGGAATGCTTGTAAAAAACTGATAAATACTAAAGATCCTTTACCCGAACCGAAATTTAAACCTTATTATCCTGAGGTTGCCGACTGTAATTTAGATGACCTTAATTTACTTCCTGCCATTAATTGGGCAGACGGATTAAAAGCAACCTGGGAACCTTCAGAGAAAAAAGCTTTGGAACTGCTCGGAGAATTTATAGATAACCAATTGAGTGGTTATAGTGAACTTAGAAGCCGCCCTGATATGGTTGGTACCTCTTCTCTTTCACCTTATTTACACTTCGGGCAAATTAGTGTTAGATATTTATATAATAGTTTGAGATTTTTAAGTTATCAAAAACCCGCCCTTTCTACTCAAGTTGAAAAATACCTTTCTGAAATAGGCTGGAGAGAATTCTCTCACCATTTGTTATTTTTTTATCCTAATTTACCCGAACAAAACTTTCGGGAAAACTTTGATAAATTTCAATGGGATAATGATACGGAACTGCTGAGGGCTTGGCAGAGGGGGATGACCGGATATCCGATAGTTGATGCAGGCATGCGCCAATTAAGGAGTATAGGTTGGATGCATAATAGAGTCAGAATGATAGTTGCATCTTTTTTAACTAAAAATTTACTGATTTCCTGGCAGGAAGGAGCTAAATGGTTTTGGGATAATTTAGTTGATGCGGATCTGGCCAATAATTCCGCAAGCTGGCAGTGGGTAGCAGGCTCTGGCGCAGATGCGGCACCATATTTCAGGATATTCAACCCGGTGACCCAGGGAGAAAAATTTGATCCTAAGGGAGAATATGTGAGAAGATGGGTTCCTGAGCTTAAGAGTTTGCAAAATAATGTAATTCATCAGCCTTGGAAAAATTTTTTACCCAACAAATTTAATAATAGTATCAATTACCCGCAACCTATTGTTAAACTTGATACTTCACGCGCCAGGGCACTTGCTATTTACAAGCAAATTAAACGTTGACAAAAAAAACAAAAACACATAAATAATAATAACTTAACAAAAATAGCATCTTCTATAAAACATTAAATATTTGTTAAATTGCACATATTTAGTTGACCCAAATTATCTAAAATAGTAAAATAATCTCAATAATTAATAAAACTAATTAAAAATAATGGCTCTCGAAAGCTTAAATACTTCTTTAGAAAATATTATTTCTAAAGAAGAAGTAAGAGAAAAAACTAGTTTAGAAACCTCCCCTTCCGAAGAAGAAGTTAGGGAACAGATTAAGTTAATGCTGAAAGAAAAGCTTCAGGCGATGTATTCATCCATGCAAGAATCTAAGAGGGCTTCTGAAGAGATAAATATGGAAGGTTCGGCGTTCCATATATTTGATGCTCCG from Candidatus Jidaibacter acanthamoeba includes these protein-coding regions:
- a CDS encoding peptidylprolyl isomerase, whose product is MLSFLRNSLQSAAIKALMILLALTFILWGVGDMLGGGSNEPYVFKVGNQEFTQSMWKDTVSKQIQHLSQTYGQQLTEEDLKDSEFFKNLLEQLINKSVLSQEAKRLGILVSDEMVKYDIASHPSFQDGTGKFNKEIFDNTLRSMGITEDKFINTLKEDVAVNNLVQPFMSFNLPSPQFIEQVNLIANSEREIELYEIDGNKITLSKQPSEEELQEIFDKNQNEFSTPEAREVSYFTFNIKDIEQKVELSDQELEAQYKSKIFLFTQPEKRTISQLIFKDMDAALEAKKRIESGEKLAAVGKTLKAINQETSIGTLTREGFDKEIGDAIFTTSEGKISMPIQSPMGIHLFEINKIIPQKELTFEEAKPTLKTQLIEEKLFERLSTLAQRIDIEIVNNKTIEEIAKERNYKLFHTKLAEQPNTKFSKNLEDSPAFRTTAFSTDLNTTSMVTPYDDGIFFVLKTEKINHKRFKAKEEVKDKLMKFWANEQKDILLEDSSKNLAELLKNNKPIPNDIQKLVTLKKLKINRDNTESLPNELVDHIYQTQLKQTTAAYRLDNKYLIAKLIKINKPNKQLLDKHKFETQALFAQTQQDIFIKEYIADAKKRYDIKINYELLK
- a CDS encoding OmpH family outer membrane protein; amino-acid sequence: MRLNIKQFIITLPLITTLSFLPNLASAKSDNFEGNRIAVVDSQKMVEESKAFKSIKEQVNKKSESFKKEATNKEKELKKKFNELESNKRKLSKEAFDQESEKFSREAENFQKKGYEERMKIEKAYADAMSQVEKTINEIIQRKAKQDNYSLVLFKLSTVYSNENLDITASILTELDKALPKVEVKFSK
- the bamA gene encoding outer membrane protein assembly factor BamA; its protein translation is MKRFLQLANFFAFALFPSLSLAESIKQIKVTGNQRISPETVEAYLENRVGDQYNQKKVDSSIKNLFSTGFFSNIKIYQQQSILVVEVEENPLINKVAFEGNKRLKDKDLLKELSMVERSSFSNTKLQQDVKKILSLYQKRGRYTASVEPKLIKLDQNRANIIYEINEGSVAKIKKINFVGNHVFTDQKLSSVILSKESRWYQFFSSSDVYDGDKLNIDQEFLKRFYLAEGFADFEVRSATAELTPNKDSFVLSFVVHEGPAYNVRNIKIESKIPNIDIDKLYSLLEFKSGDLYSINQVENSIEKITDHLGDLGYAFVDVEDSIEKDPENKALDITFTINETYKIYVNRINIKNNTRTLDHVIRREFKLAEGDPYNTTKVFRSKQRIKNLGFFNSVEFKNSKTDEPDKVDIDVEVQETSTGSLNFAAGYNTSSGPLGSIALTESNFLGKGQEVGIELTRAKKAADVSFSFTEPQFLDYPLSVGFDLFSNSKNRAHESSYDSKSVGFVLRAGYELTEHLYHGVRYSAKRERISNIPSDASIYIKEQEGKNTVSSIGHSLTYDKLDDRIDPTKGYLLKFNQDLAGLGGQTYYIDHKLVGAAYYPVYKRDVILSFVAKAGNITGLKGKPVRINDRTFLGSDDIRGFDSAGIGPRTKEKKEALGGKTFYTGSLELTFPVGLSSELGVRGVAFTDFGALFDPGQKQKDKEGFYNDHSLRASAGVGIKWNSALGNIRIDYGIPFRKKSYDEKKSFRISFGTRF
- the rseP gene encoding RIP metalloprotease RseP, whose product is MEHLIEIILTMFWFIVTISVVVFLHEGGHFFFARKFGVGVETFSIGFGKELFGWNDRYGTRWKVSLIPMGGYVKMFGDANPASAPDFEKINGLSEEEKSKSFYFKPLWQKAMIVGAGPLANYLTAIIIFTGMFFSFGKAVMSPEIGSVVTGSAAEKAGIEIGDIVTSVDGKNIKSFNELKENIILNTGSSINLEVMRDSRTFNIKVTPEIKEIADKKGNKIKMAMLGIASRDIEHVSLNLFESAYESLKQTYSISASMLKGIWQILSGQRGSEEIGGPVKIASYSKESAEAGLGGVLWFIALISINLGLINLFPVPLLDGGHLLYYAIEGLKGKPLSATLQAHGFKIGIVVLASLMIFAIFNDIKFLLGK
- a CDS encoding cryptochrome/photolyase family protein, translated to MSEKVAIVWFRNDLRILDNPALFHAYNNYDKVILLYIYDDQLGGSWKMGGASKWWLYYALFHLNKTLEHKSCRLILRKGDSLEQLKQILSSTKAQEIFFNGMYEPYNIKLEQEIEILCDSLEVTATRFQGNLLLEPWEAKTTTGKNFSVFTPYWNACKKLINTKDPLPEPKFKPYYPEVADCNLDDLNLLPAINWADGLKATWEPSEKKALELLGEFIDNQLSGYSELRSRPDMVGTSSLSPYLHFGQISVRYLYNSLRFLSYQKPALSTQVEKYLSEIGWREFSHHLLFFYPNLPEQNFRENFDKFQWDNDTELLRAWQRGMTGYPIVDAGMRQLRSIGWMHNRVRMIVASFLTKNLLISWQEGAKWFWDNLVDADLANNSASWQWVAGSGADAAPYFRIFNPVTQGEKFDPKGEYVRRWVPELKSLQNNVIHQPWKNFLPNKFNNSINYPQPIVKLDTSRARALAIYKQIKR